In Anopheles bellator chromosome 2, idAnoBellAS_SP24_06.2, whole genome shotgun sequence, the genomic stretch TTGCTAGACCGCCAACACCGATGAGAAACTACAACGAAAACgaagttccgtttccgatccTGTTTCCCGCCATCGGGAAGTAGAGCCCAAGTCAAACGGACCTTTGACCGCCCTTCTAGAGTGCCCTTGTAACTGTCAATGTTAGTCAACTCAGTGTCTTTCGCTTATTGTACCGGGGGCAGTCATACCTGCCACCTGTTCCCTATCGAAGGGTCCACATAACCGTACGTCGAAGAAGCTCGTTCCGACCACCATCACTGTGTCAATTGTATCAATCGGTCTGTTAGGCAAAACACCAGCGCCCGCCACGAGGCGACGAATCCCGAAGTACCAGTTCAGAGTTACCATTTATTGTAATCGATTTATGGGAAATAGCGATACCCGTTTTACATGCACTATTTAGACGTACTTTACTGTAGTGTACGGTGGAATAAATCGCTGTGAAGCGCAAACGTGACGTGTGTTCTCTGTATTCTACAACAATAAACGGGTTCTCCAAAGCATTAGATTCTTCGATAATAAACCTCAACCGGGGTCTACCATACGTAAGACTTTCCAGATCTAAACGGCAAGCAATATATTTGCGTGGTAAGCTTATCGAATTCATCATGATTAAGTAGTTTTTCAATCACTACGGAGGCAAAGACTGTCAAAGttgaaagcggaaaaaaggtATTACCGATCAAACATCAATCATACctcgaaaaacgaaacaaagttaTTTAAGATTTTCGTGATTTGCACatagaattaaaattattttccaaaattATTCTCGAACGAAACCATCGAGCTGTTACTTTATTCGTTCCTTTGGTCGCCCCATGTATTTTACGATTCATATTTTAACACGTTGGATGGAGAGAAATCCATTTTTTATCGGTAGATGGCTCTAGTGGTCGTAATATGTCGTAAAAtatcgatcatacagtttcaagtttatgaTCGTTTTCAAGCTGACACTTCATAAAGCATGGTCCActgtactttaagagaaaaatttcataaatttattttgttggtcgtcggatgaaatcgcgaactttctgCGGAATGTGCGCCATCATTTtttgcacaatcttctggttcTTCTCAGCGGCTAAATTGTACCAATTTGTATATCCCGCATCAGCtttccagtcttcttcaattttctattgattgttgtccaataattttcgattgggcagAGTTTAGGGCAATGTGGTGGGTAGGATATCGATATTATATTGCGAagaaatccaccttattgtaaaagtaccaCAGAACCACCTTCTCGTTGCAGTGGCAGCTTTCAAAACCAccaggccaaaacttaaccggacctttgtgtgacttcATAAATGATAGAACTAGCCTTTTGATGCATTCTTTCTTGTACagcgttgagttcatcgtcctGTTTGTAATGAAAACCCTGGTTTTTCGTCCACAGGAGCAAATTCCTTGCAGATCCTTAGTTTCcaaatttgaacttgaagGGGATATTTCCCCGTGCCGtagcgagataaaattttggcCCAGGAAGTCCtgtccaaaatccattttcacgtgTGTTTCGTCGCCtataagcaagcatcctttgtatGTCATCAGAACCAGTTCCAGTTCAACTGCTGATTGTATGTTCCtctacgacgtctactctgaatctttcaatctacggtgTTGGGTTCTcggaaacggtaaagcacagcatatacagttgattttgcgaattttagTGTTTTGCGGTTTTAAATCAGACCACGTGGGATTCTCGACGTGAatgtgcagaattatttttcttctttcgagttccattaagcataactttctgaaaactccgcgtaccaagatgaaactttcagcactgaaagtcgaatatTTACTTAAAACAtactatcaaaacatttgaaattcGACCACCACCCATCCGGCGCTGCCAGAAAACATACAACCTTTCCCTATTCTAAGTGGACCATGctattgatttattgattaaaataatGCTCTCACTGTTTCTTGTTTATTCCATTTAGCTGTGAGTTATAGGGTGTTAACAAAGGAGgtcaaaaaagagaaaactcCTTACATTTTACCGTTTTCCTTTgaggcgaaaattcaagctagttcgctgaaattttgcatggtgtttCTAGTGTTAATATTCTATCAGCTAGCTAcgtgaaattttggtttcgtcgatccggttcggttattttttatgttaaagatgGACCTTGCACAGGCAGACGATGTATCTGACGATTATATTGGGCAAAAACTATCGTATTGAAGTAACTCAAACGGGGGCCATACAAGGACGGCTAAAAAGGTTCTgctgggtatatggtgggactgGAATGGGACTTCACCCAGCTTTCTGAAACTCTATACTCCaacaaatatattttctctGCTATTTCagctgttgctactgtttttggaatATCTTTCACGTACATTGTCTTCAAGGCATGTAGGACGACGTTTAAACTTAGAAATCCCCCTtttaattttctaattgaCAGCGAAGAGTCCtgatacactttcaacattcgttcataaattccCTCTGCTTTAAAACCTTCAACTTACTCTCGCAAAACTTATGGACCAACCCAGTACGCTATGGCccacatttaatttaattccccCGTGTGTCCCGTGGGGGCGCCACCATTGTCTTGCCCCGAAGCCACTAGCGAAAGTGATTCAAAAAGGTATTTACCtaacccggacccgggggtcGCTCTCAACGCTCCGTACGCTCTCTCTCCGGCGGCGAATGGCCATTTCGATGGAAGTTCACCATGAAATGCACCACGCCGTACAGCGGCGTGTACGGCGGCACCGGATGGCGTCTGTTTACATTCAACAAATACGAAGTTCGCCCATTGGCTGCCTGCAAATGTGGTCGGCAATTTCCGTACacaccacgaaaaaaaaaaccctaagCCCCAAGTGCTAACAAAAACCACATGGCACCGCCACCCCAATGCGCCAcgccgagcagcagccggagtCCTGTGCCGCGCTGAATGGGGCTCTCTGTTTACAAATCGTAACGCTGCGTGGCCAGGCACGAAGCACTCGCGAGAGACTCGAGGACACTGGAAGCGAGTGAGTATAGAGTGAGCGCTGCTCACAGAGAGGCTACGGACTCGGCGCATCCGCGTTCCCAGCAACTAGGACCGCAGTTCTACGGAGTGACCGAGTTAGCCAGTTTGCTCTCGTGACACGGTGCGCACAGTCGACGTGCGTCAGCTGCGGTGATTGTGGTGCTGCGGGACAGCTTTTCGAGGCCCCCAAACGTGCGACGGAAGGAGTCCGTCGTTCGAAAAGTTTCCACCAACCCGACCCAGTTGTTGGAAAATGCTCTGCTCCTGCGTGAGTGTCGCCGGGCTGCGGTGTGCAGTGTGTCCGCAGGCTAAATGCAAGTGGCAGTAATTCTTGCTGCAATTTACTGCGTCCTTGATgggccgagagccgagagtgCGTTTTAGCGTTGTTTGAAAGTGCAGCGAATCGCCCGTCTGCCGGTGTCCTTCGCAGAAAAAGTATCCTTTTTCTGCTCGAATTCGAAAACAGCTTCTGATACGGTTCTGTCGGTTGCTCTCGAGAAATTGCCGCACTCCTTTGTACGggcaaccaggcgcctccatcgcgccCTTATCGTGTATCAATTCCAAATTGGTAGTAATTATCTGCCTAACGGTGCTCCAAACGTGTTTGTTCGTGTGTGTCCTGGTGCTCCGCTTATCACATATCTCGTTCCCATTCGCTTCGTTAATGGTACCTTTAAGCTCTCGCAGGATCTCCCCCAGCACGGCACGCGAATTCCGTGCGAATGAGAATTAGTTCGTTAACGAAAAAGTGAGCTTCACCGTGGCAGAGTGTTACCGCTTCCTCCCGGGGATAGTTCTTGCGGTATCGATCATAGTTTGTGATAAAACCTGCTCCTTCCTGGTGAGGAGCAAGCCGATGAGCAGTCCTGCCGTCGGTGCCGAGGGGTGAGCTGCAAAAATCGGGACTCGGGCACCGTTGCTTGTGATGAAAGTGCTAATCATGGTTTTATGATCTCGAGCGGTCCCTCCGGTCCAGCGGTCCGAACCCCCCGAAGTCgttgagcagcagcaccgagacCCAGCGTATCCGTTTCCGCGTTCTGTCGCActcgtatgtgtgtgtgcggtaaAGGCCAGCAAATAAGGAAAGGTCCCTTTTATTccgatgaaagcgaaaaaaatgcgCATGAAGTACGGCAAGCTGTTTATTTTGTTCATGATTTGCTTTAATCTGATCGTGTTCTACTACTCGTGGAAGTACTTCCTCAGCAGTGGCCACTTCCTGGCGGACACGTTCGCACCCAGTGGCCCCGCCAGGTACCCGGCGGGGTCCCCGCTCCGCCCGGCCGAGTCGGCCAATCCAATCGCCAGCTACGAAAGCTCGTACCGCATTGGCGATCCCGGAGGCGGTACCCTGAACCGATTGCGGCAGGCACTTGTGCCGACGTTCAGCGAGCAGCTGGCGAGTGGCCGGATGTCCTCGCAGCACGCCAGTCAACGCGACCGCGTTCAGCTGACCAACGGGTACCTGCGGCGCAGCATCACGTTCGTGTTTCGCgatttcttcgacttcgacaaCGATCTGCTCCAGTCGATCGCCAGCGTCACGAACTTGATCCCGCACGCGACCGTCTTTGTGATCGCACCGGAGCTTCCGTATCCGCCGCTGGACATCTTCAACGCGGCCCTGCTCTCCGCGGGCGGAacgggccggaaccggaaccactcCGGCTCGGGGGCCCCGAACGTGGGCTGGTTCGAAAAGGGTAGCAACGTGCGGTTCTTCAGCCTCGGCTACGACGTCACGAAGTCGCTTCGGGACACGTTTCCCATCATGCACGTCACCACGCGGTACGTGCTGTTCATGCCGGACAGCGTGCGGCTCACCGGGCGAGCGCTCCTGTCGCGGATGCTGCGCGAAATCGATACCCCGTCCGGGGACGAGCTGCTCctgcagcaacatcagcatctgctgctgcgccaAAACGCCAACCAAcagccgcagcaccagcaacagcaacagcagcagcagcagcggcagcagatgTTCGATTTGAACCGTAAACCGGAACGGCGCATCGTGGCGGTGCCGTTCGCCTCGAACCAGAAGGCCAACGCCAACTGTGTCCAGATGCTGCTCGACCTGCCCAACTGGACGCTCGAATACGTCACCGGCAACGAGACCGACAGCTGCGATATGGTAATTAAGTTAATTAATCAGCCCGTCAGCTCGTCCTTTCCTTGATTATGAGATTCCCCACCATCATTATGCTGGCCGTACGCAATCCGCAAAACCCAACAGGGAACTCGGGGGAAATCCGGGAATGATAATGGTTTTCCGCAAATCCTCGCAATCCCATCGCGGCCATCATCATATTCGAGGGCGCGGGGCGcgcgaaatcaatcaaacgcgGGGCCGGGACGCAAAAACCCCGGATATAAGGCCCAATTCCATCTACCGCCTTTTTCGGTTGCCATGAGGTTGGATGCTTTGAATACTTATTTTTCCTGTTTCGGGCGAATATTTGTCGCAAAATCGGCCGCGCAAATGTCACGAGCAATCAGGTGGcggcttcgtttcggttggaTGGTTGTTAGTCCCTTTTGGGAATTGTACCGTTCGGGGCGGTATCGTGACGTGCGAGAAAATAGGACGAGTAAATTAAGCCTATTGTTTCCAGTGTGCAGTGGTGTAAACACAATGCAGCAAGCCATGCTTTCGCTTGCGTGGTTAGTTGTGAATATTGCGATCTTTTTCAACAAGACAGGGATGCAGGGAAAGTTTTGTGACTGTTGGGTTCATCTTTGCTTTCTTATATTTTATAATAATAACTGTTATATTTTTGATGACTTATTTTTAAATTAGAGAGTTTTTatatttccgtttccttcccTTCCGTATTAAATCGTGGTTATCGAAATACCTTTTGACGTGAATAAGACAAGTTTTGGGATCTTTATCATAATTTCAAAGCATTCAGTATATTGAAAATGAGTACAGTACAGTCGTGCGCCACAATTCCGCTTCAAACAATGAAGATAAAACGTTAACAAATAACttgaatgaaatatgtttaaggtcaaattcaaattttacatAACATATCGATAGAGTACGCTTATGGGTTGAAGTTATCCCATACTCAGTTACTCTTTACCTTTTTTTAAGCAAAATTACATCTCATTAGGGGcgtaaaaaattaataattaaagcgcaaaccattttttaaatagaGTTTTAAGTAGATTTTCAATACATGTTTTAACTATCCTACAAGTTTTAATGTATATTGATTTCCTCAGGATATTTCTGGGTTCCTTAGGATAGGTTGTCCTAgttatttaaatattgttttcattcataTTATTGCCATGCAAGAAAACCATACTTTTCCATCTACTTAAATTGAGTCCACCTGTTTCTTTTAAATCTCTTCAAAACTATCATCGACCTTATGACACTGTCACCATCCTGTTCGGAATTGTTTCGAGCGCCAAGATGAAAAGCTGGAGCTCCGCATGGCTAGGCCAGTAATGTCACCGTCAATCTGGTAAACATTTTCGACAGCTGACTGGTGCATCAACAAAAGCTTTTCGCTAAGTCCTGCTGCTGAGACCCTGTGTACGATATTATTTTTGCGCTTTGGGTATCTCTGATTCTTTGTCCAATCTGGTGGCGAATGTCCTCCGAATGGCGCAATCGTCTTCAGCATCTTGATAAGCTTCATAAACGTTTGGAACGAACCAGACGAAGAAAGGTGAACAGTGAGATGATAACACAGCAACGAGAACAGAAGCTAGAAAATGGTTTACGaagaaattttaaattgtCCCACCGATTAAGGTTAATACGAGATAACCTGTTCCCAGCGATTCTTATGGCATTGTTAGTCACACGGTGCCCTTCGACGAATCTTCTCCAACGAAATcgaatgattttttcaaaaaagtCAATTATCCAACCGAAGTTTGACATTGAACATTATGATCAATTAACTCAAATATACtttcaaaagtgaaaaatagTGTGCTTTTTCTTATGCTATTCCTGCAACAATACATTATATAGCGGGGCACAAGTTCGAAGCCATATGACGAGTATTATCATTACACTGGgtagaagaaaaatgtttggctactaaatatttgaataatatgtgaaaacacgaaaatattttccttgCAAAATATAATTTCAGGGTTCTAGGAGCAAAATTAGGACGAATAAATGTCATTTTGATTTAGTCCCGTGTACGTTTGGTTCATCCATTAGCGGGCAAAGGTGAATTTGAGCACCATGAAAACCATTTTAGTTGAAATTGGAAACTTGTAGCTTTCAGTTTTTGACACCAATTTCCTTGAGTAGGGATATTTATTAATAATCAATAGTAGCTTGAGTTTGTACAGGTTTTCATGTTTAAACTGCAAAACTAAGACTgagaaaaactggaaactcGGCGAAGAATTCACAAGGCCTCTTAGTGTTTGTGATAATCGAGCTTTGTGAAAATGAAGGTCGTGAACGAATTGTTCGAGGTATAGTGAACACCTTAACTATAAACTCGCGTATATCATCCAAAACTATTCAACAAGAGCTTCAATCAGTAAAGGATGAACTTTTCTGTACATATCATCCAATGTCGACTAAAGAAAAGAGGTAAATCTGGCCACGTAGCTAAAAAGAGAATGACATTTTACTATCGAAATGCGTTGAAAATTTCTTCCTTCTTGGAAAAAGTGATCTGGACTGATGAGTCGTAAACTTAAACTCAACCTCAGTTATGGTCGAATGTACGTGTGGCCCGGACGAGATTATCCTTTCTCCTATAAGTGTACCAAACGAGTGGACTCAAAATTGTACTTGAACCTAGTCTTGAACCTAGATAGAAGTCATCGTACCATCGTCCCGTATACGTAGCGGCTACCAAGTCACCAAACCTGGGCGAGTAATCGACCTAATGAAAGGAATCATTTTACTGCAGTACGTAAGCAATGTTCAAATTTATCGTCCTTGGCCCACCTGGTCCTGTGGTCGGTTCGGTGACATTGTTCCGCTGGCCGGGGCACTGGCCCAGAGctgaaagcataaaatatgcaccatCTTGGATTGCACCCTAAAGAACaatcaccggaccggaagacGGCAGGCACCCGGAGTCGGAGCTGGAAGTGGACCGTTCCGGCCACCTGCAATCAGATACACGCGCCCGAAGCAGGTGCTCCCGAGTGTACTTCATCTTGCGCCGATTGTGTCTGCGAGCTCCACTCCGTTTCACGCTTCTTTGTTACTTTATTGTATCATTTCGTACTGCCTCGTACCTCTAACCTACCGTTTCTTCGGGTTTCTTGCAGTTCAAACAGAAGCACGCCATCCTGGTCGAGACCGAGCTGCTGAAGGAGTTGCCCGACGCACTATCGGCGCCCTTTCCGGATATGTTCTACATACAGGCCAAGCTGGCGGGCACGAAGGTACGTAGCGCTTACCAACACCACCGGGGGGACAGGCCGTGAGCCCTGCGAACGATTTAGGTTTTCTTTCACACCAACACTCCTGTGGACCGCGTCACTCATACGCCAAACATACGACGGCGCTGATTGCATTTCCGTGACCGAAGGATTGCTCCATCGGCCCAGGAAGTAGGGGCTCCCCCAAACCGGGAAGGGCGAACTACAATAGCGAGAAAGGTGGCCAGAAGCAGCGCCCTAACCTTGTGGGCTGCGAAGCGTAAAATCATTAAACATTACGAGTCTGCCCCGTTAGGGTTCGCCATTCCTTCGATTTTCGGAGGGTCCCGGGTCCCAAACGCGATTAAGCGTTGCGGGGAGTCCTGCCACCTTCGCCAGTCCTCCTTCGGGTTCGAAAATGGCTGCCCTGGCTTTTGGGTCCAATTTATTGTACCTACCACCAGTTGCCACTCTCGGTGCCGGGCTGGTAACGTCGTTTATCACAATACGCCTGTCAAGCGGAAGGTTAATCCTGATCCTGGCTGAGCATGAACGGaaaaaagcgataaaaaaaatacttactcacacacgcgcggtCCCTAGTGCCCTTCGAAAGGAAGGCAGAACCAGGAAGAAGGACCCAAGCGCCACGATCCCAGGGTTCAACGCCATACGCGCTGGCAAATGGTTATATGAACACCTCATCTTTTCGTCCCCGCGCTGTGCCTCTCCCCACAGATACACGCTTACCTCAGAAACAGACACACCGGGGCCACTTAGTTGCCATCGCGCCCTGGAATGTAGCCCTCCACCGTGACGGTGCCTGCGATGAATTTTAAAGCCAAAGTGCCGTGTGCAAGGACATGGTTGAGCCTTTGCTGCAAACGTCTACCTTGAATACCAACGACGGCTCTTTCCGGTGAACGAATTAAGCTAATGTCGCAGAAACGCAGGAGTTTGACCCCCACAGCTTGAGTCCGTTTCCGCGAGCCGATTTTCCCATCGGTTTCCGTACTTTTGTCCCCATGTTTTCGGGCCCATTACGCCATTACCTGTTTTAATGGGCATCGAAACGGGCGCTTTCTTGAGCTTGTTCTTCCGATTTTTGCTCAAGTTTAGTCGATAAAAACGTCGAGATTTTTGCACGTTCGCCGTGGTGTTACGTGACCAGAagaacttttttattttcccccccgaaaaaactttcttttccatccGAAAAACAGATGAAAGGCTATTGGAGAATGCGTCTCTCTTCGTATGTtcaccttttctttttatgcggCCCTTTCAAATCCTATTtcacgaaccggaaccgaaagcTTCTTCGAGCTTGCAGCTGCGTGGTTTCGATTGCGAGGGATTGTGGCCTCTAAAAGGAATCTCGAGAACCGAAGCTTGACCCAATCTGGCtaaagagagacagagaccgaGAAGCTGTTGGCTTTGCGGCACGATTTTTGTAGGGGCTTCCTTCACTAATAGGTTCGcgattgaataaatttgatttgtttcccGACCCATTTAGCGACGAGCTAGCTGGTACTGGTCGTCTTCCATCTACGCTGGAATGCTTCAATGTTTTAAGGTCCTAAGGACTTTGAGGTgaagaatggaaagaaaaatcaacttCATTATTTCTTACATTTATACCATTTATTTGTAAAAGAAACCACAGCTAGTTGTAGCGCTAGTGACTAGTCGAAAGACAATCGGCTACTGCACGGTTTGTCGTAAAAAGAATTACACGGAACTTACAGTGtaatcataaattaaaatatacaGGTTCATCCGTTTCgtagtttcaaaaataaacttaaGAAACACTCATGAAAAATTAagttctttattttttttcataaagtttattttgaatgatgaataaattaatgaatgaGCATTTATCAAAAGTTaagtttttaatgatttttttcgaaaaGTCATAAAGTTTGTACTTTGCCACTATGCATGAAAGACAATATCGTGGCCGTCTTGGGACCCACGGTaacagtcgattttgctcaaataattttcaattactgttttgcatattttgggTATTACCTCGGCCATAACTtattaaatgttgttttcataaATCCTACAATGTAGCAAGCTTGCCGATATAAGCAGGATCTTTTGCGTAGCCCCACAAAAAAAGACCAACGCTTCATGATCATGATGAAAGTCTGCTAAGTCCATATCTTTGATTGCAGGCCAAAAAGGATTTCATTTGGCGGTATTTGGCTCGGAATGGTTGATAGTGGTCCTCCCTCtgttgttttcgaa encodes the following:
- the LOC131211038 gene encoding ribitol 5-phosphate transferase FKRP codes for the protein MKAKKMRMKYGKLFILFMICFNLIVFYYSWKYFLSSGHFLADTFAPSGPARYPAGSPLRPAESANPIASYESSYRIGDPGGGTLNRLRQALVPTFSEQLASGRMSSQHASQRDRVQLTNGYLRRSITFVFRDFFDFDNDLLQSIASVTNLIPHATVFVIAPELPYPPLDIFNAALLSAGGTGRNRNHSGSGAPNVGWFEKGSNVRFFSLGYDVTKSLRDTFPIMHVTTRYVLFMPDSVRLTGRALLSRMLREIDTPSGDELLLQQHQHLLLRQNANQQPQHQQQQQQQQQRQQMFDLNRKPERRIVAVPFASNQKANANCVQMLLDLPNWTLEYVTGNETDSCDMFKQKHAILVETELLKELPDALSAPFPDMFYIQAKLAGTKKILLNAPFQDGKKLFTSYHTKTKRRNQRKEQFKALYRRLQVKKVIHKNYLYDKSNRSPSGPLMAPGGPLAGGRRKYIKSYEHNNQTISLLTEITFYGCEKQTKSCIGQVHNGRPFYRYLGRHTPPCCMEKLKATFRHVRDELENVGIRYWLDNYALKDALSQKALSGDAYEIDLSINGDDIQRSVALRKAQTKPYTDEEGFHWLKATDGHYFRVQFSKTNAIAVNLLPFDLSGEFVRPNGFYGWKARKFSVEFLHPMSTVLFLGKPIMCPNNVIEYLEVKNVK